Proteins encoded by one window of Culicoides brevitarsis isolate CSIRO-B50_1 chromosome 2, AGI_CSIRO_Cbre_v1, whole genome shotgun sequence:
- the LOC134830481 gene encoding hydroxymethylglutaryl-CoA synthase 1 encodes MWPENVGILAIEVLFPSQFVDQTELEVFDGVSAGKYTIGLGQSRMGFCSDRQDINSLCLSVVHNLLERYGVSPNEIGRLEVGTETIVDKSKSVKSVLMQLFEPHGVTDLEGIDTTNACYGGTAALFNAINWVESSSWDKRLALVVCGDIAVYAKGSARPTGGAGAIAMLVGPNAPLIIDRSVRASFMKHAYDFYKPDLSSEYPTVDGKLSIQCYLSALDKCYQLYREKYSKKYPNALKNGLENFDALIFHTPYCKLVQKSLARIGLNDYVLLDKEQRSQVFPQLDQFKDVQLENTYFDRDVEKAFLTAYNAVYEEKTKPSLLLANQVGNMYTPSVYSGLVSLLVSHSTEYLLGKTVGVFSYGSGLASSMYSISITQDPAKLGPLINHLSYVKPLLESRMKVDPSEFTRLMEIREKNNHAAPYEPSGDISVLFPGTYYLKSVDDKHRRVYERVPKA; translated from the coding sequence atgtGGCCTGAAAACGTTGGAATCTTAGCAATTGAGGTATTGTTTCCCTCACAGTTTGTTGACCAAACCGAACTCGAGGTCTTCGATGGAGTATCTGCAGGCAAATACACTATCGGGCTTGGACAAAGTCGAATGGGATTTTGCTCGGATCGACAAGACATCAATTCGTTGTGTTTGAGTGTCGTGCATAATTTGCTCGAGAGATATGGAGTATCGCCAAATGAAATTGGGAGACTTGAAGTAGGCACAGAAACGATTGTCGACAAATCCAAAAGTGTGAAATCTGTGTTGATGCAATTATTTGAGCCGCATGGCGTAACAGATTTGGAAGGTATTGACACGACAAATGCGTGTTACGGAGGAACAGCAGCTTTATTCAATGCCATCAATTGGGTCGAATCATCAAGTTGGGATAAGCGGTTGGCATTAGTTGTTTGCGGAGATATTGCCGTTTACGCAAAAGGATCTGCACGCCCAACTGGAGGCGCAGGAGCAATTGCCATGCTTGTAGGACCTAATGCGCCTTTAATAATCGACAGAAGTGTTCGAGCGTCGTTCATGAAGCACGCATATGACTTTTACAAGCCTGACTTGAGTTCAGAGTATCCGACAGTCGATGGAAAACTTTCCATCCAATGCTACTTAAGTGCCCTCGATAAATGTTATCAACTTTATCGCGAAAAATACAGCAAAAAGTACCCGAATGCCCTGAAAAATGGTCTCGAAAACTTTGATGCCCTCATTTTTCATACGCCCTACTGTAAATTAGTGCAAAAATCTCTCGCTCGTATCGGGCTCAACGATTACGTCTTGTTAGACAAGGAACAACGCTCTCAAGTCTTCCCGCAACTGGATCAATTCAAGGATGTTCAACTCGAAAATACCTATTTCGATCGCGACGTTGAAAAAGCTTTTCTCACGGCATACAACGCAGTGTATGAGGAAAAAACAAAACCATCACTTCTTTTGGCAAATCAAGTAGGAAACATGTACACACCGTCAGTCTATTCGGGACTCGTATCTCTCTTAGTTTCGCACAGCACGGAATATTTACTCGGAAAAACTGTTGGAGTCTTCTCGTATGGATCAGGACTTGCATCGTCTATGTACTCAATTTCAATCACGCAAGATCCCGCCAAATTGGGTCCTCTCATCAATCATTTGTCGTACGTAAAACCTTTGCTCGAAAGTCGCATGAAAGTTGATCCCTCAGAGTTTACACGGCTCATGGAGATTCGGGAGAAAAACAATCACGCAGCTCCTTATGAACCAAGCGGAGATATTTCTGTTCTGTTTCCGGGTACATATTACTTAAAATCAGTTGACGACAAGCATCGACGTGTTTACGAACGTGTGCCAAAAGCTTAG